A single Cricetulus griseus strain 17A/GY unplaced genomic scaffold, alternate assembly CriGri-PICRH-1.0 unplaced_scaffold_55, whole genome shotgun sequence DNA region contains:
- the LOC113837876 gene encoding AKT-interacting protein-like, with protein sequence MNPLWSMSASSVHKQAEGEEKTLAEDVKNRPLQTEPKKQLSSIPKNALPTTKPTSLTRATQSTNGTHASYRPFYLEYLLLAEFTLVVKQKLPGVYVQPSYRSALVWFGVIFIRHGLFQDGVFKFTVYIPDNYPDGDYPRLLFDIPIFHPLVDSTSGELDVKRAFAKWRRSHNHIWQVLMYARRIFYEIYTTSPLNPEAAVLYEKDFQLFKNKVVDSVKVCTAHLLDQPKIEDPYAISFSPWNPSVHEEAKEKMLTQKKPD encoded by the coding sequence ATGAACCCTTTGTGGAGCATGTCTGCAAGCTCTGTGCACAAACAAGCTGAAGGTGAAGAGAAGACATTAGCAGAGGATGTGAAAAACAGGCCTCTGCAAACTGAACCAAAAAAGCAGCTCTCATCTATTCCCAAAAACGCTCTGCCCACAACGAAGCCTACATCTCTAACCCGAGCAACGCAGTCAACAAATGGCACTCATGCTTCTTATAGACCCTTCTACCTGGAATATTTGCTTCTTGCAGAATTTACATTGGTAGTGAAGCAGAAGCTACCAGGTGTCTATGTACAACCATCGTATCGCTCTGCATTAGTGTGGTTTGGCGTAATATTCATACGACATGGGCTATTTCAGGATGGCGTGTTCAAGTTTACGGTGTATATTCCTGATAACTATCCAGATGGCGACTATCCTCGCTTGCTGTTTGACATTCCCATCTTTCATCCGCTAGTTGATTCCACCTCAGGTGAACTGGATGTGAAGAGAGCATTTGCAAAGTGGAGGAGGAGCCATAATCATATATGGCAGGTCTTAATGTACGCAAGGAGAATCTTCTATGAGATCTACACAACAAGCCCCCTGAACCCAGAGGCTGCAGTGCTGTATGAAAAAGACTTTCAGCTTTTTAAGAATAAAGTGGTAGACAGTGTTAAAGTGTGTACTGCTCATTTGCTTGACCAACCGAAAATAGAAGATCCCTATGCAATTAGCTTTTCTCCATGGAACCCTTCTGTACATGAGGAAGCCAAAGAGAAGATGCTGACTCAGAAAAAGCCTGACTAA